In Levilactobacillus brevis, a single genomic region encodes these proteins:
- a CDS encoding glycine cleavage system H protein (lipoate-binding), producing MIDKLEVSASALWLTPKEQGVVRIGFADDGRELLGPVQKISWQVTTGRVHLGTPFLIVSGANEELTLHFPFAGRIVRINEGLASHPEWLNNRNDDLDWMVDLIDE from the coding sequence ATGATTGATAAGCTTGAAGTAAGTGCCAGCGCCTTATGGTTAACGCCTAAGGAGCAGGGCGTCGTCCGGATCGGGTTTGCCGATGATGGGCGTGAGTTGTTGGGCCCCGTTCAGAAGATTTCGTGGCAGGTCACGACCGGTCGCGTCCACCTGGGAACCCCGTTCTTGATTGTTAGCGGTGCAAACGAAGAGTTGACGCTTCATTTTCCTTTCGCTGGGCGCATTGTGCGGATCAACGAGGGATTGGCGAGTCACCCGGAATGGCTGAATAATCGCAATGACGACCTCGACTGGATGGTCGATCTGATCGATGAGTAG
- the araA gene encoding L-arabinose isomerase, with product MLSVPDYEFWFVTGSQHLYGEEQLKSVAKDAQDIADKLNASGKLPYKVVFKDVMTTAESITNFMKEVNYNDKVAGVITWMHTFSPAKNWIRGTELLQKPLLHLATQYLNNIPYADIDFDYMNLNQSAHGDREYAYINARLKKNNKIVYGYWGDEAVQDKIAAWEDVAVAYNESFKVKVARFGDTMRNVAVTEGDKVQAQIQMGWTVDYYGIGDLVEEINKVKDADIDKEYADLESKYTMVQGDNDAETYKHSVRVQLKQYLGIKSFLEKGGYTAFTTNFEDLWGMEQLPGLAAQLLIRDGYGFGAEGDWKTAALGRVMKIMSHGKKTAFMEDYTLDLRKGHEAILGSHMLEVDPTIASDKPRVEVHPLDIGGKADPARLVFTGSEGDAIDVTVSDFRDGFKMISYAVDAHKPEAETPNLPVAKQLWTPKVGLEKGALAWMQAGGGHHTMLSFALTEEQMEDFATMVNMNKAFIK from the coding sequence ATGTTATCAGTTCCTGATTATGAATTTTGGTTTGTTACCGGTAGTCAACATCTCTATGGTGAAGAACAATTAAAGTCCGTTGCCAAAGACGCACAAGACATCGCTGACAAGTTAAACGCCAGCGGCAAGTTACCTTACAAGGTTGTCTTCAAGGATGTTATGACGACTGCTGAAAGCATCACTAACTTCATGAAGGAAGTTAACTACAACGATAAGGTTGCCGGGGTTATTACCTGGATGCACACGTTCTCTCCAGCCAAGAACTGGATCCGTGGGACTGAATTGTTGCAAAAGCCATTACTCCACTTGGCTACGCAATACTTAAACAACATTCCATACGCTGACATTGACTTTGATTACATGAACTTGAACCAAAGTGCGCATGGTGACCGTGAATATGCTTACATCAATGCTCGCTTGAAGAAGAACAACAAGATCGTTTACGGCTACTGGGGCGACGAAGCAGTTCAAGACAAGATTGCTGCTTGGGAAGACGTTGCAGTTGCTTACAACGAAAGCTTCAAGGTTAAGGTTGCACGTTTCGGAGACACTATGCGTAACGTTGCCGTTACTGAAGGTGACAAGGTACAAGCACAAATCCAAATGGGCTGGACTGTTGACTACTACGGTATCGGTGACTTAGTTGAAGAAATCAACAAGGTTAAGGATGCTGACATCGACAAGGAATACGCCGACTTGGAAAGCAAGTACACGATGGTTCAAGGCGACAACGATGCTGAGACTTACAAGCACTCAGTACGTGTTCAATTGAAGCAATACCTTGGGATCAAGAGCTTCTTGGAAAAGGGTGGCTACACTGCCTTCACCACGAACTTCGAAGACCTCTGGGGTATGGAACAACTCCCTGGCTTAGCTGCACAATTGTTAATTCGTGACGGTTATGGCTTCGGTGCCGAAGGTGACTGGAAGACCGCTGCGCTTGGCCGTGTCATGAAGATCATGTCCCACGGTAAGAAGACGGCCTTCATGGAAGACTACACGCTTGACTTACGTAAGGGCCACGAAGCTATTCTTGGTTCTCACATGCTGGAAGTTGACCCTACGATCGCTTCCGACAAGCCTCGTGTTGAAGTTCACCCATTGGATATCGGTGGTAAGGCTGACCCTGCACGTCTGGTCTTCACTGGTTCAGAAGGTGACGCCATTGACGTTACGGTTTCTGACTTCCGTGATGGCTTCAAGATGATCAGCTACGCCGTTGACGCTCACAAGCCAGAGGCTGAAACCCCTAACTTGCCAGTTGCTAAGCAACTCTGGACGCCAAAGGTTGGCCTTGAAAAGGGTGCCTTAGCTTGGATGCAAGCCGGTGGTGGTCACCACACCATGCTCTCATTTGCTCTGACTGAAGAACAAATGGAAGACTTTGCAACCATGGTTAACATGAACAAAGCATTCATCAAATAG
- a CDS encoding DUF1003 domain-containing protein, with protein MADEQGLRCLVDGEPVNLEGSLQLSELEVGLRNRIKRDYPQSKAGDYICGHHLLKYRLEHVDALINADMKQTRKINQKLTKALQSDDYDIIDVNDSLKESLTFGQKVSDDVARFGGSWGFIFVFMFVLIGWMLVNGLHLFGVNFDNYPFILLNLVLSCVAAIQAPIIMMSQNRSADRDRMMAENDYHVNLKSEHELRLLHAKVDHLAQNQVPHTMEIARFQLEILGEIRQELAELRARDAQSDSAKRRESHHEDMDHS; from the coding sequence ATGGCAGATGAACAGGGGCTACGTTGCCTCGTTGACGGGGAACCCGTCAATCTCGAGGGGAGCCTGCAGCTCTCAGAGCTAGAGGTGGGCCTGAGAAACCGGATTAAGCGGGATTACCCGCAGAGTAAGGCCGGGGACTATATCTGTGGACACCACCTGTTAAAATACCGTCTGGAGCACGTGGACGCCCTGATTAATGCGGACATGAAGCAGACGCGCAAGATTAATCAGAAGCTGACTAAGGCGCTACAGAGCGATGATTACGATATTATTGACGTGAACGATTCCCTCAAGGAAAGCCTGACGTTTGGCCAGAAGGTGTCGGACGACGTGGCTCGGTTTGGCGGGTCCTGGGGCTTTATCTTCGTGTTTATGTTCGTTCTGATCGGCTGGATGCTGGTCAACGGGCTTCATTTGTTTGGGGTGAACTTTGACAACTACCCCTTCATTCTGTTAAATTTAGTGTTAAGCTGTGTGGCGGCGATTCAGGCGCCCATCATCATGATGAGTCAGAACCGCTCGGCCGACCGTGACCGGATGATGGCCGAAAACGACTATCATGTGAACCTAAAGTCGGAGCATGAGCTACGCTTACTCCACGCCAAGGTCGATCATTTAGCACAGAATCAGGTCCCCCACACCATGGAGATCGCACGATTTCAGTTAGAAATTTTAGGTGAAATTCGACAAGAACTGGCCGAGTTGCGCGCACGCGATGCGCAGAGCGATTCGGCAAAACGAAGGGAGTCTCACCATGAGGACATGGATCACAGCTAG
- a CDS encoding L-ribulose-5-phosphate 4-epimerase encodes MLEELKQEVYEANMKLPKLGLVTFTWGNVSGIDREKGLFVIKPSGVDYDKLKPSDLVVVNLKGEVVEGDMNPSSDTPTHTVLYNAFPNIGGIVHTHSPWAVSFAGANLDVPAMNTTHADTFYGDVPAADALTKEEIEEDYEGNTGKTIVKTFKERGLDYEAIPAALVSQHGPFAWGPTADKAVYNAKVLEVVAEEDYHSMQLTHKNLELPQYLLDKHYYRKHGKNAYYGQNNAKSQSHATRE; translated from the coding sequence ATGTTAGAGGAATTAAAGCAAGAGGTTTATGAAGCCAACATGAAGCTGCCTAAGCTTGGCCTGGTTACCTTTACTTGGGGTAACGTTTCCGGGATTGACCGGGAAAAGGGTCTGTTCGTCATCAAGCCTTCTGGGGTTGATTACGACAAGCTGAAGCCTAGCGACTTGGTCGTCGTAAACTTGAAAGGTGAAGTTGTTGAAGGGGATATGAACCCATCCAGCGACACACCAACGCATACGGTACTTTACAACGCATTTCCAAATATCGGTGGGATTGTGCACACGCACTCTCCATGGGCCGTCTCATTCGCTGGCGCCAACTTAGACGTTCCAGCCATGAACACGACGCACGCCGACACGTTCTACGGTGATGTTCCAGCGGCCGATGCTTTGACCAAGGAAGAGATCGAAGAAGACTACGAAGGCAATACGGGTAAGACCATTGTCAAGACCTTCAAGGAACGTGGTTTGGACTACGAAGCAATTCCAGCTGCCTTAGTCAGTCAACACGGACCATTTGCCTGGGGACCAACCGCAGACAAGGCTGTGTACAACGCCAAGGTCTTGGAAGTTGTTGCTGAAGAGGATTACCACTCCATGCAATTGACCCACAAGAACCTGGAATTACCACAATATCTGTTGGATAAGCACTATTACCGTAAGCACGGTAAGAACGCTTATTATGGGCAAAACAATGCCAAGTCGCAGAGTCATGCGACGCGTGAATAA
- a CDS encoding GNAT family N-acetyltransferase, with the protein MNLIYDEMELTDLEDVPEPDLLKAITAAYRTRTYLSGPATTVVAEADGQVVGMAFGYPGEREETVDDVFTQITAKSAAFDVPFETQSETAKGEWYLDSLAVSPDHQGQGIGHQLLQALPYYARRDNQAVIGLNVDLENPDAMRLYERMGYEVSGKQMIGDHHYYHMQLEIGQRAKVAN; encoded by the coding sequence ATGAACTTGATCTACGATGAGATGGAACTGACCGACTTGGAAGACGTTCCCGAACCCGACTTACTAAAGGCCATTACGGCGGCGTACCGCACCCGGACTTATTTATCCGGGCCGGCAACCACGGTGGTGGCCGAGGCCGATGGCCAAGTCGTGGGGATGGCATTCGGCTATCCCGGAGAACGAGAAGAGACCGTGGACGATGTCTTTACGCAAATCACCGCTAAGAGTGCAGCGTTTGATGTTCCCTTTGAGACCCAGTCGGAGACGGCCAAGGGTGAGTGGTATCTGGACTCACTGGCGGTATCGCCCGATCATCAGGGTCAGGGAATTGGTCACCAATTGTTACAGGCGTTACCTTACTACGCCCGGCGCGACAATCAGGCCGTCATTGGCTTGAACGTTGATCTGGAGAACCCGGATGCTATGCGGCTCTATGAACGCATGGGCTACGAGGTATCTGGCAAGCAAATGATTGGGGACCATCACTACTATCACATGCAACTGGAGATTGGCCAACGCGCTAAGGTTGCGAATTAA
- a CDS encoding sugar porter family MFS transporter: MKGNKKISSGYIYFFGSFGGILFGYDIGVMTGALPFLETDWSLSNATLIGWITSAVMFGAIFGGAISGQLSDKLGRRKMILISALIFALGSLMSAMVPNMGEYYLIGVRIFLGLAVGAASALVPAYMSEMSPARLRGRLTGINQTMIVSGMLISYVVDFLLKGLPEAFAWRLMLGSAAVPAIILFAGVLRLPESPRFLIKSGQLDAARTVLSYIRPADEIETEMTTIQSTAKTESAAAKNTSWATLFSGKYRYLVIAGVGIAAFQQFQGANAIFYYIPLIVQQATGSAASSALMWPIIQGIILVVGSLVFLWIADKFNRRTLLILGGAVMGLSFLLPAFLNVTRLNSNPMLIVVFLSIYVAFYSFTWAPLTWVLVGEIFPLAVRGRASGLASSFNWIGSFAVGLLFPVMTAAMSQEAVFAIFGIICLLGVAFVRFCVPETKGRTLEEIEQQGTHAKNTENLETSDDYVE; this comes from the coding sequence GTGAAAGGCAACAAGAAAATTTCAAGCGGTTACATCTACTTCTTCGGGTCCTTCGGGGGCATCCTGTTTGGTTATGACATTGGGGTCATGACGGGCGCCTTGCCATTTTTGGAAACGGACTGGAGCTTATCCAACGCCACGCTGATTGGCTGGATTACGTCGGCCGTCATGTTCGGTGCCATCTTCGGGGGTGCCATCTCCGGTCAGCTTTCAGATAAGCTGGGGCGGCGGAAAATGATTCTGATCTCAGCGCTGATCTTTGCGCTGGGTTCACTGATGTCCGCCATGGTTCCCAACATGGGCGAATATTACTTAATTGGCGTCCGAATCTTCCTCGGATTGGCCGTGGGGGCCGCTTCGGCGCTGGTCCCAGCCTATATGTCGGAAATGTCACCGGCACGCCTACGCGGCCGTTTAACGGGGATTAACCAGACGATGATCGTGTCGGGGATGCTCATCTCGTACGTGGTCGACTTTCTTTTGAAAGGGTTGCCAGAGGCCTTTGCTTGGCGTCTGATGTTGGGTTCTGCAGCGGTGCCAGCGATCATCCTGTTCGCTGGAGTGCTCCGTTTGCCGGAATCTCCACGCTTCTTGATCAAGAGTGGTCAGTTAGACGCCGCGCGGACAGTGTTAAGCTACATTCGTCCGGCCGATGAGATTGAAACGGAAATGACCACGATTCAAAGCACGGCTAAAACGGAAAGTGCGGCCGCTAAGAATACGTCATGGGCCACGTTATTTTCTGGGAAATACCGGTACCTGGTCATCGCCGGGGTAGGTATCGCCGCCTTTCAACAGTTCCAAGGTGCTAACGCCATCTTCTACTACATCCCTCTGATCGTCCAACAGGCGACGGGGAGTGCCGCTAGCTCCGCACTGATGTGGCCAATTATCCAAGGGATTATCCTGGTGGTTGGGTCACTGGTCTTCTTGTGGATTGCCGATAAATTCAACCGGCGGACACTGTTGATTCTGGGGGGCGCCGTCATGGGTCTATCCTTCCTGTTGCCAGCCTTCTTGAACGTGACGCGACTCAACAGCAACCCCATGTTGATTGTGGTCTTCCTATCCATCTACGTGGCATTTTACTCCTTCACGTGGGCACCGTTGACCTGGGTGCTGGTCGGGGAAATCTTCCCACTGGCTGTTCGGGGCCGTGCCTCCGGTCTGGCTTCATCATTTAACTGGATTGGGTCCTTCGCAGTTGGGTTGTTATTCCCAGTGATGACGGCCGCCATGTCCCAAGAAGCCGTCTTTGCCATCTTCGGGATTATCTGCCTGCTAGGGGTCGCGTTCGTCCGCTTCTGCGTTCCAGAAACCAAGGGTCGCACGTTGGAAGAAATCGAACAACAAGGGACACACGCTAAAAACACGGAGAACTTAGAAACTTCAGACGACTATGTAGAATAG
- a CDS encoding AzlC family ABC transporter permease translates to MGPSLTFKTGVRDVLPTVFGYIGVGLAFGIVAHTSHLSLLVVAGMSFIVYAGSAQFIITSMLLLHDPLSAIFISTFLVNSRMILMSTSLAQYFRHESLFKNLLIGTLVTDETFALAMNKQNRTQGKLSFAWQSAANLVAYLVWGVATIVGAILGGMIANPTQFGFNFALTAMFIGLVYLQLISDRHLGLSLQLMVMLFVALVYYFMIAVMSQNFALLVATVAGCLFGMEMKKCR, encoded by the coding sequence ATGGGTCCATCGCTAACCTTCAAGACCGGCGTCCGCGACGTCTTGCCGACGGTTTTTGGCTACATTGGGGTCGGCCTCGCCTTCGGTATCGTCGCGCACACCAGCCATCTAAGTCTCCTGGTTGTCGCCGGCATGTCCTTTATCGTTTACGCCGGCTCCGCCCAATTCATCATTACCAGCATGCTGCTCCTCCACGACCCGCTGTCCGCCATCTTTATCTCGACTTTCTTGGTGAACTCCCGGATGATTCTGATGAGTACCAGTCTAGCCCAATACTTTCGGCACGAATCGCTTTTCAAGAATCTGCTGATTGGGACGCTGGTTACCGACGAAACCTTTGCTTTGGCGATGAATAAACAGAACCGGACGCAGGGAAAACTCAGCTTTGCCTGGCAATCCGCGGCCAACCTCGTCGCCTATCTGGTCTGGGGCGTGGCCACCATTGTCGGCGCTATCCTGGGGGGAATGATTGCCAACCCCACCCAGTTTGGCTTCAACTTCGCCCTGACCGCGATGTTCATCGGGCTGGTCTACCTCCAGCTAATCAGCGATCGGCATCTCGGCCTTTCGCTTCAGTTAATGGTCATGCTCTTCGTGGCACTGGTCTACTACTTCATGATTGCCGTGATGAGCCAAAACTTTGCCCTGCTGGTGGCCACGGTCGCCGGGTGCCTCTTTGGAATGGAGATGAAAAAATGTCGATAA
- a CDS encoding helix-turn-helix domain-containing protein: MMKMNLTELAKAANVDASRITEYVQHGLLGTDHSATEFDDSDLYWIDMIQCFQDNGTSLDDLSGLLPRCRKGQSRLMQV, from the coding sequence ATGATGAAGATGAACTTAACTGAACTGGCAAAGGCGGCTAATGTTGATGCCAGCCGAATCACGGAATACGTTCAGCATGGCTTGCTAGGGACGGACCACTCTGCAACGGAATTTGACGATTCGGATCTCTACTGGATCGATATGATTCAGTGTTTTCAGGATAACGGGACGTCTTTAGATGACTTATCCGGATTGTTGCCACGATGCCGGAAGGGCCAATCTCGACTCATGCAAGTTTAG
- a CDS encoding sugar O-acetyltransferase has product MGKTEQEKMVAGELFDVYDDELVAQRGAARKQVEAINALGESDPEQTEKLVKKLFGSTGKDVSVHADFKCDYGYNIYVDEDFFANYDCVMLDVAPIRIGKHCLLGPKVQIYSVNHPADPKLRRNGAMGIGRPVTLGDDVWVGGGAIICPGVTLGNNVIVGAGAVVTKSFGDNVVVAGNPARVVKHLD; this is encoded by the coding sequence ATGGGAAAAACAGAACAAGAAAAAATGGTTGCCGGTGAACTCTTTGACGTCTACGATGACGAGCTTGTTGCGCAACGGGGTGCCGCTAGAAAGCAAGTCGAAGCCATCAATGCCTTAGGCGAAAGCGATCCTGAACAAACCGAAAAACTGGTCAAGAAGCTCTTCGGTTCTACCGGTAAGGACGTCAGTGTGCACGCCGACTTCAAGTGTGACTATGGCTACAACATCTACGTGGACGAGGACTTCTTCGCCAACTATGACTGTGTCATGCTGGACGTGGCGCCCATTCGCATTGGAAAGCACTGCTTACTCGGACCGAAAGTTCAGATCTACTCCGTTAACCACCCAGCCGATCCGAAGCTGCGGCGCAACGGAGCCATGGGCATTGGCCGGCCCGTGACCTTGGGCGATGACGTCTGGGTTGGTGGCGGTGCCATCATCTGCCCAGGGGTCACGTTAGGCAATAACGTGATCGTTGGTGCTGGTGCCGTGGTTACCAAGTCCTTTGGCGACAACGTGGTCGTTGCCGGGAATCCAGCCCGGGTCGTCAAGCACTTGGATTAA
- a CDS encoding NCS2 family nucleobase:cation symporter — protein sequence MKEPSRYRNPDALIDIWERPSWGQWFGLSLQHLFSMFGSTVLVPILVGLNPGIALFSSGVGTLMYILITRGKIPAYMGSSFSFIVPMVALMKTTGYPGIAQGTMAVGLVYLIVAVVVALVGSDWINKVLPPIVVGPMIMVIGLSLAGSAAQKATVDSNGTYHWQFFLVAMVTLLLTVAFNLYLKGFLGLIPILLGIVFGYLVGAFAGLVNFQPVMDAAWFQLPKFEFPGVSYPLHFYWGAVLSLAPIAFVTMTEHIGHITVLNELTHRNFFEDPGLHHTLAGDGLASIVASLVGGPPVTSYGENVGVLAITRVHSVYVLIGAAMFAVIFSFVGKLSALIESIPNPVIGGISFLLFGVIASSGMRILIEKHVDFNKRRNLMIASAILVIGIGNAYLKLGQYEFSGLAVAAVLGIALNLILPKDI from the coding sequence ATGAAAGAACCATCACGTTACCGGAATCCCGATGCGTTGATTGATATTTGGGAACGTCCGAGTTGGGGGCAGTGGTTTGGGTTGTCCCTGCAGCATTTATTCTCGATGTTTGGTTCCACCGTGTTAGTGCCCATTTTGGTGGGGTTAAATCCTGGGATTGCGTTGTTTAGCTCCGGGGTCGGCACACTGATGTACATTCTGATCACGCGGGGAAAGATTCCCGCCTACATGGGGTCGAGTTTCTCGTTCATCGTTCCCATGGTGGCGTTGATGAAGACCACGGGCTATCCCGGCATCGCTCAGGGGACCATGGCCGTGGGGCTAGTTTACCTGATTGTGGCCGTGGTGGTCGCACTGGTCGGTTCGGACTGGATCAACAAGGTCTTACCGCCAATCGTGGTCGGGCCGATGATTATGGTGATTGGGCTGTCACTGGCCGGTAGCGCTGCGCAGAAGGCTACGGTAGATAGCAACGGTACCTACCACTGGCAATTCTTCCTGGTGGCCATGGTGACCTTGCTCCTGACGGTGGCCTTCAACCTGTATCTCAAAGGGTTCCTGGGCCTGATTCCGATTCTCTTGGGAATTGTCTTCGGCTATCTCGTCGGCGCATTCGCCGGACTGGTGAACTTCCAGCCGGTCATGGACGCGGCCTGGTTCCAGCTACCGAAGTTTGAATTTCCCGGCGTCAGTTACCCGCTGCATTTCTATTGGGGGGCCGTCCTGAGCCTCGCCCCGATTGCCTTTGTCACCATGACGGAGCACATCGGGCACATCACGGTGTTAAACGAACTGACGCACCGTAACTTCTTCGAAGATCCCGGTCTCCATCACACGTTAGCTGGGGATGGGCTGGCCTCGATTGTCGCCAGTCTGGTCGGGGGCCCGCCCGTAACGTCCTACGGTGAAAACGTGGGCGTGTTGGCGATTACCCGGGTACACAGTGTCTACGTCCTGATTGGTGCCGCGATGTTTGCCGTCATCTTCAGTTTTGTTGGCAAGCTGAGTGCGTTGATTGAAAGTATTCCTAACCCGGTCATCGGGGGAATTAGTTTCCTGCTGTTCGGGGTGATTGCCTCCAGTGGGATGCGGATTCTGATTGAAAAGCACGTGGACTTCAACAAGCGCCGCAACCTGATGATCGCCTCGGCCATTCTGGTCATTGGGATCGGTAATGCCTACCTCAAGTTGGGCCAGTACGAATTTTCTGGATTGGCCGTGGCGGCCGTGCTAGGAATTGCGCTGAATTTGATTTTACCTAAGGATATTTAA
- a CDS encoding AzlD domain-containing protein translates to MSITLTELWAILGCGVITVASRVLPFAFVKQVKMPAWLIDFLTFVPITIMTALCCQSLFVANPGHLATLNVANCLAAIPATIAGILTKSLLMVVVVGIMAMAVLRYFSIGG, encoded by the coding sequence ATGTCGATAACACTAACTGAACTGTGGGCTATTCTGGGCTGCGGCGTCATCACCGTGGCTTCGCGGGTGCTCCCCTTTGCCTTTGTCAAACAGGTCAAGATGCCGGCGTGGCTGATTGACTTTCTCACCTTCGTGCCGATTACCATCATGACGGCGCTGTGCTGTCAGAGTCTTTTCGTCGCCAATCCTGGCCACTTGGCGACCCTCAACGTCGCCAACTGTCTGGCGGCCATCCCCGCCACCATCGCCGGTATTCTGACCAAGAGTCTCCTGATGGTCGTGGTTGTGGGCATCATGGCGATGGCAGTACTCCGCTACTTTTCGATCGGCGGTTAA
- a CDS encoding RluA family pseudouridine synthase, with protein MDLTWQVITPVTSLKRFLNQQGVSHRVFSDLKQHGTIKVNGAVVTPAVTLNVGDTVTVQLPAEVADPAVAVSTEPIQILFENRDWLVVDKPAGLNVVPGPANRTDTLVNRIKGHWAAIQAENQVPHILTRLDRFTSGVVWVARHRLANSLASQLQAQKQVDKRYLAVVSGQLTQDHGTIDAPLASDPAGYNQMVSPAGKPALTEYWVQERFAQATVVAVKLHTGRTHQIRAHFAYLDHPLIGDHLYGGPEMGGMMRQALHARSLSFSDPFTREKRTFESPVPADWQDLLTQLRSE; from the coding sequence ATGGACTTAACTTGGCAAGTAATAACGCCGGTGACTAGCCTCAAGCGGTTCCTGAACCAGCAGGGCGTTAGTCATCGCGTTTTTAGTGATTTAAAACAACATGGGACGATCAAGGTCAACGGTGCGGTGGTAACGCCGGCCGTGACGCTCAACGTGGGCGATACGGTGACCGTTCAACTCCCCGCCGAGGTGGCCGATCCGGCGGTGGCGGTAAGCACTGAACCAATTCAGATTTTATTCGAGAATCGAGACTGGCTGGTGGTCGATAAACCAGCGGGACTCAACGTGGTTCCCGGCCCCGCCAACCGGACGGATACGCTGGTGAATCGGATTAAGGGGCACTGGGCGGCGATTCAGGCCGAAAACCAAGTTCCCCATATCTTGACGCGTCTCGACCGCTTTACGAGCGGCGTGGTCTGGGTGGCCCGACACCGGCTGGCCAATAGCTTAGCCAGTCAGTTGCAGGCCCAAAAGCAGGTGGACAAACGGTATCTAGCCGTGGTTAGCGGCCAATTGACCCAGGACCACGGCACGATTGATGCGCCGCTCGCGAGTGATCCCGCGGGGTACAATCAGATGGTCTCGCCGGCCGGCAAACCCGCGCTGACGGAGTATTGGGTACAGGAACGCTTCGCTCAGGCGACGGTCGTGGCCGTTAAGCTACATACGGGTCGGACGCACCAGATTCGCGCCCACTTTGCCTACCTGGACCACCCGTTGATTGGTGATCACCTGTATGGTGGTCCCGAGATGGGGGGAATGATGCGGCAGGCGTTGCACGCGCGGTCGTTAAGTTTTAGCGATCCATTTACTCGGGAGAAACGGACCTTCGAGAGTCCGGTACCGGCCGATTGGCAAGACTTACTCACGCAATTAAGGAGTGAATAG